DNA sequence from the Octopus sinensis unplaced genomic scaffold, ASM634580v1 Contig10374, whole genome shotgun sequence genome:
CCAAGTACGATAAGGTCAAATCTGACCTCAGTTTTTGGAAAAATAGACAATATTGAATTTTGATATGCTTGAGCCGCCTGGTCAACTGTCAAGGActagatatttatttttagagtTCACGAGGAAGGTTAAGTTGAATTGGAAAGGTTTTATCATTGGGGACTTCTGCTGGATCGAATAAGTTGTCTTTGTAAAATCCAAAAGTCGAATCAGAGTCATTAAGATGAACAAAGCGCTCATCGGCtaaaaatattctccatttcGTCCACTCAATTCTCGTGGATTTCTCCAGGAGATTCTGGCATAGCATTGTAGCCACGCTTCCTCCTACTCAGAATGaacaatttaaaatttcatttaccaGATAATGCCAAAGTAAAAAGACCTCGATTTTCTATTGCTTTTTGGGCAGTATCcaatattttgtttgatattgCTTCtcctatttctatttcattttcaagaattgttaattctttctaatattttgatatattactATGGAATAAAAACCATAACGAGAGTTAAAAATGTGATttcttaataattaaaaatattattaaagttcaataaatataaatattttttgaatgTTGAAAGATTTCCACACGGATGATCTTTTAGATTCtagaaggaatatattttttgtttgacgTCTCTGCGACTTAGAAATCACTAACGAGTTTACTTTCTAATATCTAGTGCCATAAGTTGATTAATCTTCATTATAAAATATGTGATGTTGTAATTTTTTGGTCTGGATCTATACAATCTCGTTATTTTAGATTGCACGATAATGAGGATTATTAAtgtgataaaaaattattttttagataGAAAACTCAAATTTGAACACACcattcaaaaattattaaaaactaaGATCTTCATTTAAACCTCAAGTAAAGACAAAAAttattgtgtatacataataGGCACTCATCATCATATTCACTAGGCAGATCCTTCCGTTTCCGCGAACAACATTATCATATTTTCACTGCCTAGAT
Encoded proteins:
- the LOC115228350 gene encoding probable 6-phosphogluconolactonase, producing MLCQNLLEKSTRIEWTKWRIFLADERFVHLNDSDSTFGFYKDNLFDPAEVPNDKTFPIQLNLPLDQAAQAYQNSILSIFPKTEVRFDLIVLGMGPDGHTCSLFPDHASQSLIVPIFDSPKNPPKRISFSLKMLNQAHSIIFAVCGKSKSSAIRVIEL